Genomic segment of Hoplias malabaricus isolate fHopMal1 chromosome 14, fHopMal1.hap1, whole genome shotgun sequence:
ACTTGCTTTATTGAACAGCAGCAGCTATCACCGTGTCTGAGAATTAGGTCAAGTTTTCAGCTGTAGCACCTTGTACATCATGGCATGGAGTAATCGTGTACTGCTGTTATCACagtacacacaaatattcagAATGTTGCAATAATTGTATTCAATTTAATAATTCACCGTAAATTTATCATCTGACAAACTTTACCATGAAGTCTGACAACAACAAATGGGCAGTGGCACTGTttgtcagggtgtgtgtgtgcccattGATTCAGTGTAGGTTCTGGACCTATTGTGACCCTGATAAAGATATGGTAACACAAGATGAATGGATGTTATTGCACGACATATACTGGCCTCTACTGTCTCAACAAGACTCTTGGAATTCTTTTTTGTCCTTGGCTTATTATTTAAGTTTACAACAGGGAGAACATAACATGAGGAAACATCTTTTTTAGGAAGTCCACATTCTCCTGAAACGTGCATAAACCAGTctagtttgtttttttctgcatattatataaaatgaaacattttagaccgttgttaaaataaacattttaaaatcaccTTCATGTCCATAATCTAATTACTTGCTGTTATAGGCCAGCAGTTCAACAGACACATGTTTTGCATGTCCTTTTTCCCACATTTTCCCCAAGCATCAACAGCAAACAGAGACCGGAAATGTGTGTGACCAGCAAACGACGGCAGGTACAAAATGGCGTAACGCAATGGTGAAAAGTGACAcctgatttatatatttttaagaagtTAACCCCATGATCCTCCTCTCCACCAATTATTATTTCAGGATATAAGTAATTTAATTTGGATTAGATACAGTTAAGTAATAGGTGTTTTGGATTAGGTACAAATATAGTGAAGTTATCTAAAGGCTGAAATTTGTCACTGGAAAACAGCTGGGTCTGTGTACACAAGCCACTTTTATAGGGAAGCGTCCAGCAGGCTTCTTCCCTCAGTGTCGGTGTGACAGGACGTCTGACCACAATGTTGAAGGCTTTGCTGCTGGTTACTCTGTGTCTGATGGCCATAGCTCTGGCCTTTACTCCAGATTCTCCTGATTCTCCAGATACTCCAGAAACAGGAGGCATTATCATCAACCTGGTAAGTGTGCAGAAACCTGATAGAGAGTGGCAGGGCTGAAGAATTCCTACAAGAATCGCACTGCTATAATTGCAGGATAATAAGCAATTCAATGTCTGCCTTTTTGGGGTCATAGGTCCTTTATTGTAGGAGTCTGTCTCTGGATCTTTACTGTGCTATAATTAAATATCTTTGTTTCTACAGGACAACGGAGAATTGTGTGCCATCAGTGCTCAGTGTAAAAGCTCCTGCTGCCATCGGCCCAGAGGGGTCAGCCTGGCACGCTGTGCCCCTCGAGCTGCAGAGCGAGAGACGTGCTCAAAAAAGGTAAAAATTGGCAGCACTGGCATCCTGTCCtagtcagagaaaaaaaaagtgaaaatatttGAACCAAAATATGCCATTTTCTGCCAAATTTAGTacacaaattattttatatactaacataatatacaaaaacattaatattaaaaaaaatatatatcacatttttaaaacagaccgtatttatttattt
This window contains:
- the LOC136666155 gene encoding colipase-like — translated: MLKALLLVTLCLMAIALAFTPDSPDSPDTPETGGIIINLDNGELCAISAQCKSSCCHRPRGVSLARCAPRAAERETCSKKSLYGTYYFCPCENGLKCEGDWSVGGSIVNTNFGVCVDQNASN